Proteins from one Homalodisca vitripennis isolate AUS2020 chromosome 3, UT_GWSS_2.1, whole genome shotgun sequence genomic window:
- the LOC124356948 gene encoding uncharacterized protein LOC124356948 produces MILPEGFKDFTEYFEKLILFLETYSWLYKDPVTNLLTSDVFSKIPDEWIISLLDLTNEELNNVPTGLIKDDWPESLKQFSLDCKRFTLPVLTSKEPLYKPSDLSSLLQAVPREIWRGMSPKKKDEVEIMSEFVHQECKRLSIGKILDLGSGLGYIDRLLLLRGYRILGIESQTKLVAFSIMQKENFFPPCLARNLDYHNMRICGSLISEVKNAVVNILCKPSGDSLCTSRKVNNNVNKYDWDRLIPLCRDMADNTNSDKICMIGLHSCGDLAVTGIKMFMSLAEVSALVLIPCCYHKMSLRHNCRSQVESEFALEEALCDTDTESGEETFHHFPLSRALISQSVGAKFVCRPFLRLANQATNTSWQGWTEGDHHRHAFNVLSRAVIELVAQQQGATFKKCFRRVVRKTSLKGKDFLSYVEESLSRCEFINQKQSSTFEQNKNNIRNSLLETWEQHKDKSRLVEAVTGLQMCLEPVAESLVVADRACYLWEGGRSDVRVVRMIDNKLSPRCLAYVASKV; encoded by the exons ATGATACTTCCAGAAGGATTCAAAGATTTTACAGAATACTTTgagaaacttatattatttttggaaacATATTCTTGGCTGTATAAAGATCCTGTCACTAATCTTCTAACTTCTGATGTATTCTCCAAAATTCCTGATGAATGGATAATAAGTCTGTTGGACTTGACAAATGAAGAGTTAAATAATGTTCCAACAGGATTAATTAAG GATGATTGGCCTGAGAGCCTAAAACAGTTCTCCCTGGATTGTAAAAGATTCACACTTCCAGTGCTGACATCCAAAGAACCACTCTACAAACCCTCTGATCTCAGCAGTTTGCTGCAGGCCGTTCCTCGAGAGATATGGAGGGGAATGAGTCCTAAGAAAAAGGATGAGGTAGAGATTATGTCAGAGTTTGTCCATCAGGAGTGTAAACGTCTGAGCATCGGCAAAATCTTAGATCTTGGCTCAGGTCTG GGCTACATTGACCGGTTGTTGCTCCTGAGAGGCTACAGAATACTAGGAATTGAATCTCAAACAAAACTCGTAGCGTTTTCAATAATGCAAAAAGAGAACTTTTTTCCTCCGTGTTTGGCCAGAAATTTGGATTACCACAACATGAGGATCTGTGGCAGTTTGATCTCTGAAGTGAAAAATGCTGTTGTGAATATTTTGTGCAAGCCAAGTGGAGACTCGCTGTGTACATCTCGAAAGGTCAATAACAACGTTAACAAGTATGACTGGGACAGATTGATACCTCTCTGTAGGGATATGGCTGACAACACTAATTCAGATAAG ATTTGCATGATTGGGCTGCATTCCTGCGGAGATCTGGCAGTGACTGGGATCAAGATGTTCATGAGTCTGGCGGAAGTGTCGGCCCTAGTGCTGATCCCGTGTTGCTACCACAAGATGTCACTGAGACACAACTGCCGTAGTCAAGTAGAGTCTGAGTTTGCTCTGGAGGAAGCCCTGTGTGACACGGACACTGAGAGTGGAGAAGAGACATTCCATCATTTCCCTCTTAGCAGAGCCCTCATCTCTCAGAGCGTGGGGGCCAAGTTTGTTTGCAGGCCATTCCTGCGGTTAGCCAACCAAGCCACTAACACCAGTTGGCAGGGCTGGACGGAGGGGGATCACCACAGGCATGCTTTCAATGTTCTCTCAAGAGCTGTCATCGAACTAGTCGCTCAACAAC AAGGTGCgacttttaaaaagtgttttagacGAGTGGTGAGGAAAACTTCTCTGAAGGGGAAGGACTTTTTAAGCTATGTCGAGGAATCACTTAGTCGGTGTGAGTTCATCAATCAGAAGCAATCGTCTACATTTGAgcagaataaaaacaatatacgCAACAGCTTGCTGGAAAC GTGGGAGCAGCACAAGGACAAGTCACGACTGGTCGAGGCAGTGACAGGACTGCAGATGTGTCTGGAGCCAGTAGCAGAGAGTTTGGTGGTGGCAGACCGAGCCTGCTATCTGTGGGAGGGAGGACGATCTGATGTCAGAGTGGTTCGGATGATCGACAACAAGCTATCGCCTAGGTGTCTAGCTTATGTCGCCTCTAAAGTGTAA